In the Brassica napus cultivar Da-Ae chromosome A7, Da-Ae, whole genome shotgun sequence genome, one interval contains:
- the LOC106400499 gene encoding auxilin-related protein 1, translating to MNNRDHQIQIEQEERSRISETLDAEIKLWAAGKEGNLRALISSLHLVLWPGCGWEAVSLTDLITSAAVKKVYKKANLYVHPDKVHQKGTQQKYIAEKVFNILQEAWNKFNKEELS from the exons ATGAATAACCGTGATCATCAGATTCAGATTGAACAAGAAGAAAGGAGT aggATTTCTGAGACCCTAGACGCTGAGATAAAGCTTTGGGCTGCTGGGAAAGAAGGGAACCTACGTGCACTGATATCATCATTGCATCTC GTACTTTGGCCTGGATGTGGATGGGAGGCTGTCTCTCTAACAGATTTGATCACTTCTGCGGCAGTCAAGAAAGTCTATAAAAAGGCAAACCTCTATGTCCATCCTGATAAAGTTCATCAGAAAGGGACTCAACAAAAGTATATTGCCGAGAAGGTCTTCAACATCTTACag GAAGCTTGGAACAAGTTCAACAAAGAAGAGCTATCTTAA
- the LOC106354609 gene encoding amino acid permease 3 → MVQNQQEAFAVDMPQSGGSKCFDDDGRIKRTGSVWTASAHIITAVIGSGVLSLAWATAQLGWLAGPVVMLLFSIVTYFTSTLLAACYRSGDPISGKRNYTYMDAVRSNLGGVKVKLCGIVQYLNLFGVAIGYTIASAISMMAIKRSNCFHKSGGKDPCHMNSNPYMIAFGLVQIIFSQIPDFDQLWWLSVLAAVMSFTYSSAGLALGIAQVVANGKVKGSLTGISIGAVTETQKIWRSFQALGDIAFAYSYSIILIEIQDTVKSPPSEEKTMKKATLVSVGVTTMFYMLCGCMGYAAFGDMSPGNLLTGFGFYNPYWLLDIANAAIVVHLVGAYQVYCQPLFAFIERQASTRFPDSDFIAKDIKIPVPGFKPLRLNFFRLIWRTVFVIITTLISMLLPFFNDVVGLLGALGFWPLTVYFPVEMYIEQKKIPRWSTQWVCLQVFSSACLVVSIAAAAGSIAGVVLDLKSYKPFQSNY, encoded by the exons ATGGTTCAAAACCAGCAAGAAGCTTTCGCCGTCGACATGCCACAAAGCGGTGGCTCCAAGTGCTTCGACGATGACGGCCGTATCAAACGAACTG GTAGTGTTTGGACGGCGAGCGCACACATCATAACGGCGGTGATAGGTTCAGGAGTCTTGTCACTAGCGTGGGCTACAGCACAGCTAGGTTGGCTCGCTGGACCGGTGGTGATGTTGCTCTTCTCCATCGTCACTTATTTCACTTCTACTCTCCTGGCAGCATGCTACCGCTCCGGCGACCCTATCTCCGGCAAGAGGAACTACACTTACATGGACGCCGTCCGATCAAACCTag GTGGCGTGAAGGTCAAGCTATGTGGGATAGTTCAATATCTTAATCTCTTCGGTGTTGCAATAGGTTACACTATTGCTTCAGCTATAAGCATGAT GGCAATTAAGAGATCAAACTGTTTCCACAAAAGTGGAGGGAAAGATCCATGTCACATGAACAGTAACCCTTACATGATAGCTTTTGGTCTAGTCCAGATTATATTCTCTCAGATTCCAGATTTTGATCAGCTTTGGTGGCTTTCTGTCCTCGCTGCTGTCATGTCCTTCACTTATTCCTCTGCTGGTCTTGCTCTCGGCATAGCTCAAGTCGTAG CAAATGGGAAGGTGAAGGGAAGTCTCACAGGGATTAGCATAGGAGCTGTGACAGAGACACAGAAGATATGGAGAAGCTTCCAAGCTCTTGGAGACATTGCATTTGCTTACTCTTACTCCATCATCCTCATAGAGATTCAG GACACAGTGAAGTCACCACCATCAGAAGAGAAAACAATGAAGAAGGCAACTCTTGTGAGCGTTGGTGTAACGACTATGTTCTACATGTTGTGTGGTTGCATGGGGTATGCAGCCTTTGGAGACATGTCTCCAGGGAATCTCCTAACCGGTTTTGGGTTTTATAACCCTTATTGGCTTCTTGACATTGCAAACGCAGCCATTGTGGTTCACCTCGTTGGCGCATACCAAGTCTATTGCCAACCTTTATTTGCTTTCATAGAGAGACAAGCTTCTACTCGGTTCCCTGATAGTGACTTCATTGCTAAAGATATCAAGATCCCTGTCCCAGGGTTCAAGCCTCTCCGTTTGAACTTCTTCAG GTTGATATGGAGGACAGTGTTTGTGATCATAACAACACTTATCTCAATGCTTCTTCCTTTCTTCAACGACGTTGTGGGTTTGCTAGGGGCACTTGGTTTTTGGCCATTGACGGTGTATTTTCCGGTGGAGATGTACATTGAGCAGAAGAAGATACCTAGATGGAGCACCCAATGGGTTTGTCTTCAAGTCTTCAGCTCAGCTTGTTTGGTTGTTAGCATTGCTGCCGCTGCAGGGTCGATAGCTGGAGTTGTTCTTGATCTCAAGTCCTACAAGCCATTTCAAAGCAACTACTAA